GATGCCGACGTGCAACTCACTCCCCCCAGTCCTCGGCGAGGTCCGGCGCTCGCTCGAGGGTCGGGGGAGCGGTGTCGACGACTTCCAGCTCGGTGCCACAGGTGCCACAGTCCAGTATCTCGCCCGCTTCGGCGTCGTCGTGCACGGCCACGTCGGCCCCGCACTCGGTACACGTGCTCATTACACTCCTGCCTACACCGGCATACTACTTAAGGTAATCGAACCTGTCAAACAAATTAAACAAACTGTACGGCACGCTACTGGCGCGAGAGCGCCGAAAAGGGCGAACAAAGCGAAACCGATACCGAAGTCAGAGAGTTGTCTATTTGCCCCAAACGGGGCGGTCGTCGCGGTCGCGGCGCGGCCGCGGTGCTGTCGACGGCCGCGACGGTCGGCGCTCCAATCAGTTCAGACATAGGCGGCCACCTCCGCGTCCAGTGCGGCCGCCGCGTCGGTCAGCGCCTCGCGGCGCGCGGCCACGGCGGCCTCGTCCTCGGCGACGCCCTCGACCACGTCCCCGAGCGCGTCGCGCACTGCCGCAGGCGCGGGGCCACCGGTCGAATCGCGGGACGCCACGCTCTCCACGGGGTCGAGCGCCGCCGCGACGACCTCGGGGTCGGCGAGGTCGGATAGCGACTCGCCGGTCACCTCGCGGGCGGCCGCGTCCACCGCGTCGAGGTCCGCGCCGCGTTCGGCGGCGAGCGCGACGATTTCGTGCGCCTCGCGGAACGGCAGCCCCGCCGCAGCGAGCGCGTCCGCGACGCCGGTCGCGGTCGAGAACCCCTCGGTCGCCGCGGCTTCGAGGTCGTCGGCGGGCCAGTCGGCGGTCGCCACCGCGCCAGCGGCCACCTCGGTCGCCTCGGTCACGCAGTCGGCGGCGC
The nucleotide sequence above comes from Halobacterium litoreum. Encoded proteins:
- the lysW gene encoding lysine biosynthesis protein LysW; translation: MSTCTECGADVAVHDDAEAGEILDCGTCGTELEVVDTAPPTLERAPDLAEDWGE